AAAATTAAACACTATTTATATACAAAAGACCTAACAAATTGACAGTCCCGAAAAAACCATTGATGTCAAGTTAAGGTTTTTAATTTTTTTAAAAACTATCTTGTATGTTTGATTTGCATTTATGATAATATTTCTCTTTATCTCTTTTTTTGTTTGATGGTGCTTTAATTTTCGTGTAAACCAAATCTTTTTTTGGTAATATCAATTATTTTCTTTAATTATTGTTTGTATTTCTTTTTGGTTTTCTTGTTATTTTTGTTCTTCTGCATCCGGTGTTTGGGGCCTATTAATTATGTTGGATAAGTTATATGTGGCTAATAGAAGTCTTGTTCTATTATTGTTTTTTTTCTTGTGAATTTTTCTTAATCTATTGTAATTTGTTTTTATTGTCTATCTGTCGCCGTATAATTGTTTTAATTCTTCATGGTGTTGTTATTTCTTTTGAAATATCTGGTATAATAGTATTTTTATGTTTTCACCATTTTTTTAGTTTTACTTTTACAATTCGTAATTATTAATATTATATTTAAAATGAAGGATTTAATCCTAATTTAATTTTCATCATAAATTCTAGTTGTTGCATGTCTATCAGCCCAACATTGAATACAAACTCCTATTGGTAAACCTGCAGTATGTGTGTGTGCTTTTAGAATTTTAACATCTAATGCTGTTGTTTTACCACCAAGACCCATAGGTCCAATTCCAGAATTATTGATTTCTGTTAAAATTTCATCTTCAAGTTTAGCTATTTCTGGATCAGGGTTTCTTTGCCCAACTTTTCCAAGTAATGCTTTTTTACCTAACTTTAAACATAAATCAGAAGTGCCACCAATTCCAACGCCAATAACAGTAGGAGGGCATGGTTTTCCTTTAGCTTTGAGGACAGATTCTACAACAAATTGTTTAATACCTTCAATACCTTCGGCAGGTAATGCCATTTTCATAGCATTATTGTTTTCTGAACCAAAACCTTTTGGTAAAATAGTTATTTCTAAATAATCTTCATCTATTAATTCAATATCAATAGGGGGGATATAATCTCCAACATTGTTATTAGTATTTTTACGAGATAGGGGATCTACAATATTTGGACGAATTGGAATTTCTTTAGTTGCTTTTTTGATTCCTTCTTCAACTCCATGTTTTAAATTTTCAACCTCAACATTACCTAACTTAATAAAAACCACTGGAAGACCTGTATCTTGACACATTGGAATTCCTTTTTCTTCAGCAAGTTCGATATTTTTTAATATTGCATTAATATTTAACTTAGCAAGATTATTGTCTTCAATTTTAAGAGCATCTTCAAGTGATTTTTTAACATCATTTCCTAAAACAATAACTGCTTGTTTATAAAGTTCATAAACAGCATCTTTTATAATATCTTCTCTAATCAAAATAAAAACCTTTTTTTATTAAATAGTATATTATAATTTTATTTTAACTTATTATAAAGTTTTTCAAATTCCTAATTGTTTTAGTACTTATTTCTATTAAAAAATAATGACAAAATGAGTTGCATATTTTTTTAGTATTATAAACAACTTATGTGAAATTTAATTAAAAACATAGTTATTGGATATGTATTGCCCCAATGGGACAAACTTCTTCACATTTTTTACATTTATTGCATTTTTCAGTATTTATTGTAATGGCTCCACCTAATTCTTCAATGGCATTTTCACTACATACTAATCTGCAAGGAGCACTATCTACTGGGCAATGCATACAAAATAGGGGGATGTTGCCAAATTCACTTTTTCTTTTTTGGCAACTGTTCCCACAATGTGTACAATCACTACAATTTTGCATGTTTTGATTATACATAATTTATTCTTCTAATACTAGTCTAGCTCTTGCTTGGCTTGTAATAAATCGGACAAATCCGCCATTAATGTTTCCCACTTTAGTTTCACCAGATAGCTTAGCAATATATTTTTCTTGATTTTTAAGTTTAACTTTTGCAGGATCAACTAGACTAATAGCTCGTTTACTACATGATTTTATACATGCTGGTCCTTCTTCTCGGTCTTGACAAAGGTTACATTTCTCAGCAATACTTCCATTGAGTGTTATTGCACCAAATGGACAAATAATACTACATAATCCACAACCAATACATTTGTCTTCATCAACGCCTTCTCGACTCATAGCATCAGTTGGACATACTTTGATACATGGTGCGTTATCACAATGTTGACATACGATAGAGTAATAGGAAGAATCATGTTCTATAATTTTGATTCTAGCTACTTTATGAACAGATGCACACATTTTTTCACAATTGAGACATCCATCACATAAATTGCTATTTACAGAAATTTTCTCCATTTTAATCCTCCTATAATCCTAATTCTTCACATTCAGCATCAACAAATTTTTGGATTTTTTCAATTTGTTCATCATTAAGATGTTTAAATCTTTTTTGCGGTGATAAATATTCTTTTACAGGTTTTCTTTCTTCAGGTCTGTATGTAACTTCAAATTCACCATTTTCAATTTCATATAAAATCCAAGATCCAGTTTCAACAGCTAATCTTCCAATTTCAATTGTTTTAGATGAGTCATACCCCCAACCTGTTGTACATGGTTGGTGCAAATGTATATATGCAGGTCCATTAATAGATGCAGCTTTTTTAACTTTTTTAATAAAGTCTTCAGGATATGAAATTGATGCAGTAGCTACATATGGTATTCCATGACCTGCCATAATCATAGGCATATTTTTTTTAGGTTTGTCTTCTCCAAAGCTTCCACTTCCTTTTGGAGATGTTGTGGTAGTTGCACCATATGGTGTTGCACCACTTCTTTGAATACCAGTATTCATATATGCTTCGTTGTCATAACATATGTAGGTTAAATTATGACCTCTTTCCATAGCTCCAGATAATGATTGTAGTCCAATATCTACGGTACCACCATCTCCTCCGAAAGCTACAACATTAACATCATCTTTTCCTTGAATTCTAAGTGCACTTTCTACACCAGATGCAACTGCACCTGCATTTTCAAATGCAACATGAATCCATGGTATTTCCCAAGCAGTTTCAGGGTAAGGGGTAGTCATTACTTCAAGACAGCCTGTAGCAGAAATTGCTACAGTATTTTTTCCTAATGTATTAAGAGCTAATCTAACTCCAATGGATGCTCCACATCCTGCACAACCTCTGTGTCCTGGTGCTAATAAATCTTTATCAGGTATATCCATTATTATTCCTCCTTAAGTCCTATCCATGAAACTTCTTTTTCAGGGTTTTTAGCTTTTTCGTAAATTTCAAGTATTGTATCGGGAGTTATATCTCTTCCTCCTAATCCTACAATAAATCCATATGCATCCTTATGGATTTTAGATTTAATATCAGTATAAAGTGCTCCTCCAATTCCAAATGTTACATTTTTATCAAGTACTGCTAATTTATCACAATTTTTAACAGCTTCGTTAATAGTTTCAGCTGGAAATGGCCTATAAGTTCTGACTTTAAGT
The sequence above is drawn from the Methanobrevibacter oralis genome and encodes:
- a CDS encoding fumarate hydratase; protein product: MIREDIIKDAVYELYKQAVIVLGNDVKKSLEDALKIEDNNLAKLNINAILKNIELAEEKGIPMCQDTGLPVVFIKLGNVEVENLKHGVEEGIKKATKEIPIRPNIVDPLSRKNTNNNVGDYIPPIDIELIDEDYLEITILPKGFGSENNNAMKMALPAEGIEGIKQFVVESVLKAKGKPCPPTVIGVGIGGTSDLCLKLGKKALLGKVGQRNPDPEIAKLEDEILTEINNSGIGPMGLGGKTTALDVKILKAHTHTAGLPIGVCIQCWADRHATTRIYDEN
- a CDS encoding 4Fe-4S binding protein, which translates into the protein MYNQNMQNCSDCTHCGNSCQKRKSEFGNIPLFCMHCPVDSAPCRLVCSENAIEELGGAITINTEKCNKCKKCEEVCPIGAIHIQ
- a CDS encoding 4Fe-4S dicluster domain-containing protein, whose protein sequence is MEKISVNSNLCDGCLNCEKMCASVHKVARIKIIEHDSSYYSIVCQHCDNAPCIKVCPTDAMSREGVDEDKCIGCGLCSIICPFGAITLNGSIAEKCNLCQDREEGPACIKSCSKRAISLVDPAKVKLKNQEKYIAKLSGETKVGNINGGFVRFITSQARARLVLEE
- the porB gene encoding pyruvate synthase subunit PorB — its product is MDIPDKDLLAPGHRGCAGCGASIGVRLALNTLGKNTVAISATGCLEVMTTPYPETAWEIPWIHVAFENAGAVASGVESALRIQGKDDVNVVAFGGDGGTVDIGLQSLSGAMERGHNLTYICYDNEAYMNTGIQRSGATPYGATTTTSPKGSGSFGEDKPKKNMPMIMAGHGIPYVATASISYPEDFIKKVKKAASINGPAYIHLHQPCTTGWGYDSSKTIEIGRLAVETGSWILYEIENGEFEVTYRPEERKPVKEYLSPQKRFKHLNDEQIEKIQKFVDAECEELGL